Proteins from one Pecten maximus unplaced genomic scaffold, xPecMax1.1, whole genome shotgun sequence genomic window:
- the LOC117321440 gene encoding uncharacterized protein K02A2.6-like, whose protein sequence is MEMVKDGWPEERSALPLNIRTYWPYRDEIIVSDGVLFKGGKLIIPNPMRKEMIGFDLFQHQDNTYLLAIDYYSKFVELFLLKNDTRSQTVITHLKSLFARQGIPDEVMTDNGPQFSSDVFKVFSKKWDFKHTTSSPRYPRSNGMVERGVQTVKNLLKKAQQDGRDPYLALLEYRNTPVNEKGSPAQLLMSRRLKTPIPVSAQLLKPEVLTDVRECFTDRQRKQKFYYDRGTKLEETLSK, encoded by the exons ATGGAAATGGTCAAAGATGGCTGGCCAGAGGAGAGGTCAGCTCTTCCCTTGAACATTAGAACATATTGGCCATATCGTGACGAAATCATTGTAAGTGATGGAGTGTTATTCAAGGGAGGAAAGTTGATCATTCCAAATCCAATGCGCAAGGAGATG ATTGGATTCGACTTATTCCAGCATCAGGACAACACGTATCTTCTTGCCATAGACTACTATTCAAAGTTTGTAGAACTGTTCCTACTTAAAAATGACACTCGAAGCCAAACAGTCATTACACATTTGAAGTCTTTATTTGCACGCCAAGGAATTCCTGATGAGGTAATGACAGATAATGGACCTCAATTTTCAAGTGATGTGTTCAAAGTCTTTAGCAAAAAATGGGACTTTAAACACACAACCTCCAGTCCAAGATATCCCAGATCTAATGGGATGGTGGAGAGAGGAGTACAGACAGTAAAGAACCTGTTGAAAAAGGCTCAGCAGGATGGCAGAGATCCTTATCTGGCCTTGTTAGAGTACCGGAACACACCTGTCAATGAGAAAGGATCACCTGCTCAGTTGTTGATGAGTCGACGGCTTAAGACTCCCATTCCAGTAAGTGCACAGTTACTTAAACCAGAAGTGTTAACCGATGTGCGCGAATGTTTCACAGATCGTCAAAGAAAGCAGAAATTCTACTATGATCGTGGTACAAAACTGGAAGAAACTCTTAGTAAATGA
- the LOC117321444 gene encoding uncharacterized protein LOC117321444, with the protein MTERTFVDTMATARFASVDGDELKGIIDNIDSANTKRTTMTSVKLFREYLSAKNYATDFENFTQDDLDSKLSSFYVEMRNKNGDMYKKSTLISYRHGLQRHLEKCRSDNIDITNHNIFRKSSQAFKGMSKELKRQGLAAVNHHPPVSDGDLKNLYHYLLRGNLEDAQLLQYKVFIDLMLHFGRRGRENLATLTRQDFAVGRDDEGALYVYKTTDELTKNHQDDSQKSSDGRMYEVKESMECPVRSFVKYIRRLNPNCSRLFQKARKDPKDRIFYDNIPLGHNRIGSFMTEISKAASLSVVYTNHSLRATTVHVLDSAHIPSRHIMTVTGHKSESSLKTYSGKTDNATKRLMSETISKKCESSRSKGVLVQKTTNVTHQQVSDDQEGLQLTQLTNSQTETFFSDIGGGFDENTFLDFMDPPPASSTISAPNPQSVESQNPQTVTAPSALEGMPMPSFANCSNFTINFNFVLPKQ; encoded by the exons ATGACCGAACGTACGTTTGTTGACACAATGGCGACTGCACGGTTTGCATCGGTTGACGGAGATGAACTAAAAGGAATTATAGACAACATAGACTCTGCGAACACGAAAAGGACGACTATGACATCTGTAAAACTGTTCAGGGAATATCTATCAGCCAAAAATTACGCCAcggactttgaaaatttcacaCAGGATGATTTGGACTCGAAGCTGTCAAGTTTCTATGTGGAAATGAGAAACAAGAATGGTGACATGTATAAGAAGTCAACGCTCATTTCTTACAGGCACGGGTTGCAACGACACCTTGAAAAGTGTAGATCTGACAATATAGATATCACAAATCACAACATCTTTCGAAAATCCTCGCAGGCATTCAAAGGGATGTCTAAGGAGCTAAAACGCCAGGGACTAGCCGCTGTCAACCACCACCCACCTGTAAGCGATGGAGATTTAAAAAATCTCTATCATTACCTTCTCCGGGGCAATTTGGAAGATGCCCAACTATTGCaatataag GTGTTTATCGACCtgatgttgcattttgggaGGCGAGGGAGAGAGAATCTTGCTACCCTGACACGACAAGATTTTGCTGTAGGCCGAGACGATGAGGGCGCTTTGTATGTATACAAGACCACAGACGAACTGACAAAAAATCACCAGGATGATTCACAAAAATCTTCAGATGGAAGAATGTATGAAGTTAAAG AATCTATGGAATGTCCTGTGAGATCTTTTGTCAAGTATATAAGAAGACTCAACCCCAACTGCTCCCGTCTGTTCCAGAAGGCCAGAAAGGACCCTAAGGATCGCATTTTTTATGACAATATTCCTCTTGGACATAACAGGATTGGGTCATTTATGACAGAAATAAGTAAGGCTGCATCACTCTCCGTGGTTTACACTAACCACTCCCTACGTGCTACCACAGTGCATGTCTTGGATAGTGCGCATATTCCTAGTAGGCACATAATGACAGTTACGGGACATAAGTCCGAGTCATCACTAAAAACCTACTCTGGTAAGACAGATAATGCTACAAAGCGATTGATGTCTGAAACCATCAGCAAAAAATGTGAATCATCAAGATCTAAAGGTGTCCTGGTCCAAAAAACAACCAATGTAACCCATCAACAAGTAAGTGATGATCAAGAAGGATTACAGCTCACACAACTGACTAATAGTCAAACTGAAACATTCTTCAGTGATATTGGTGGTGGATTTGATGAGAATACTTTCTTGGATTTTATGGATCCCCCTCCAGCTTCATCTACCATTAGTGCACCAAATCCTCAGTCGGTTGAATCACAAAATCCTCAGACTGTGACTGCTCCTAGTGCTCTGGAAGGCATGCCTATGCCCTCATTTGCGAATTGCAGCAACTTTACTAtcaactttaattttgttttgccTAAACAGTAA
- the LOC117321441 gene encoding THAP domain-containing protein 1-like produces the protein MPTSCCVIGCNSRGDARTKLSFYRFPKKPERKRLWLAALKRKDWTPNDSHRVCGRHFINGKSNDPLDPDYVPSVSMGYEPLRQVTPGSKRHVRLHKREEEIAKKENTSLAANILLELSASEPKNQCDPVADLDPHAHCINTITRLQRQNSQMQQELQRLQAENEDLRASVDKVSFGPNLKDNNSRTTSYTGLPSYACFLWLLNYVVSVLPKKQWNPNDKDMVIVNLSSLE, from the exons ATGCCGACATCTTGCTGTGTCATCGGTTGCAATAGCAGAGGGGATGCAAGGACAAAGTTGTCATTTTACAGATTCCCAAAGAAACCCGAGAGAAAACGACTTTGGTTGGCGGCATTGAAAAGAAAAGACTGGACTCCAAACGACAGCCATCGTGTCTGCGGTCGCCATTTTATCAACG GTAAGAGCAATGACCCCCTTGATCCAGACTATGTCCCTTCTGTTTCTATGGGATATGAACCTTTACGGCAAGTAACACCAGGATCCAAGAGACATGTCAGACTCCACAAGAGAGAGGAAGAGATTGCCAAGAAGGAGAATACTTCCCTAGCTGCCAACATATTGCTAGAACTCTCCGCATCGGAGCCAAAGAACCAGTGTGATCCTGTTGCAGATCTAGACCCTCATGCACATTGCATCAAcacaataactcgacttcagAGGCAGAATAGTCAGATGCAGCAGGAGCTTCAACGATTACAAGCTGAGAATGAGGATTTACGGGCATCAGTGGATAAGGTATCATTTGGACCAAATCTTAAAGATAATAACAGCAGGACAACTTCCTATACTGGGCTACCATCATATGCTTGTTTCCTGTGGTTACTGAACTATGTTGTGTCTGTTTTACCAAAGAAGCAAT GGAATCCAAATGACAAAGACATGGTTATTGTAAACCTGTCAAGTCTGGAGTAA